In Triticum aestivum cultivar Chinese Spring chromosome 5B, IWGSC CS RefSeq v2.1, whole genome shotgun sequence, the following proteins share a genomic window:
- the LOC123113235 gene encoding organic cation/carnitine transporter 7 isoform X1 → MERSSRSITATDRVVPRPPPPAAARRPPPMLSSPGNPHPRYLFDQKLVRDLPVILVNTDQAKDSDSMETYTTDDALSAMGFGRFQALVLAYAGMGWVVEAMELNLLSFVGPLVREEWKVSAQDESLLSSVVFAGMLTGSCAWGFVSDRYGRRTVLLFSALFTSGMGFLSAWSPNYLCLIALRFLVGVGVGGGHVFSSWFLEFVPAQNRGTCVVLFSLFWTIGTVLEASLAWVVISALNWRWLLVLTSIPCFLLLPFFRIIPESPRYLCAQNRMSDATLVLESVSMINQEDLPPGVLTYRRESKVDTLTSETEIDHLLPVRETECKANNALSFKSGAAAALRRLLSPALRRSTLLLWFVYFANSFAYYGVVLLTSQLSDANTNCPSGLTTVQRQEDANLYRDTFVTSLAEIPGLIVSAILVEWIGRKATMWSMLFTCCAFLGPLVLHQDELLTTALLFGARACAMGSSTVLCLYAPEVYPTSVRSTGVGLATSIGKIGGVICPLVAVGMLRTCHQMEAVFVFELVLCLAGVACILFPVETKGREID, encoded by the exons ATGGAACGAAGCAGCCGATCAATCACAGCCACAGACAGGGTCGTTCCCCGtcctcctccgcccgccgccgcccgccgcccgccgcctatgCTTTCCTCTCCCGGGAACCCGCATCCACG ATACTTATTTGACCAAAAGCTTGTTAGAGACTTGCCTGTGATACTGGTGAATACTGATCAAGCAAAAGACTCTGACAGCATGGAAACATACACTACGGATGACGCGCTTTCAGCCATGGGGTTTGGCAGATTCCAGGCGCTTGTTCTTGCTTATGCAGGAATGGGTTGGGTTGTAGAAGCCATGGAGCTCAACCTACTGTCATTTGTTGGACCGTTGGTTCGGGAGGAGTGGAAAGTCTCTGCCCAAGATGAGAGCCTACTCTCAAGTGTGGTCTTTGCCGGCATGCTAACCGGCTCATGTGCTTGGGGCTTTGTTTCTGACAGATATGGTCGAAG GACCGTTTTGCTGTTTTCAGCTCTGTTCACTAGCGGAATGGGCTTCTTGAGTGCCTGGTCTCCCAACTATTTATGCTTGATCGCTCTTCGGTTTCTCGTCGGCGTGGGAGTGGGTGGCGGGCATGTGTTCTCATCTTGGTTTTTGGAGTTTGTTCCTGCCCAAAATCGTGGCACTTGCGTGGTTCTTTTTTCGCTTTTTTGGACTATCGGCACCGTCTTGGAGGCTTCACTTGCATGG GTTGTCATATCGGCATTGAATTGGCGGTGGTTGCTAGTATTGACCTCCATTCCATGCTTCCTCTTGCTTCCATTCTTTCGAATAATACCTGAATCACCACGCTATCTTTGTGCACAAAATAGAATGTCAGACGCTACACTTGTCCTGGAGAGTGTCTCTATGATAAACCAAGAAGATCTTCCTCCTGGAGTTCTCACATACCGCCGTGAaagtaaagttgacactcttacatcTGAGACCGAAATAGATCATCTTCTTCCAGTCAGAGAGACAGAATGCAAAGCTAACAATGCCTTGAGCTTCAAATCTGGCGCCGCTGCTGCACTGCGAAGGCTATTGTCGCCAGCATTGCGCCGATCAACTCTTCTTCTTTGGTTTGTTTACTTTGCAAATTCCTTTGCATATTATGGGGTGGTCTTGCTGACATCTCAGCTGAGCGATGCCAATACAAACTGCCCATCTGGGCTGACAACTGTACAACGTCAAGAAGATGCTAACCTTTACAGGGATACATTTGTTACGAGTTTAGCAG AGATTCCTGGTCTAATTGTATCTGCCATTCTTGTTGAATGGATTGGCCGGAAAGCTACAATGTGGTCCATGCTCTTCACTTGTTGTGCTTTCCTTGGGCCACTAGTACTTCATCAGGATGAGCTACTTACAACTGCACTCCTATTCGGTGCTCGCGCATGTGCCATGGGTAGCTCCACAGTTCTATGTTTATATGCCCCAGAG GTATATCCAACATCAGTCCGCTCGACCGGTGTTGGGCTAGCAACCTCCATTGGTAAAATTGGTGGGGTTATATGCCCTCTTGTCGCTGTCGGCATGCTACGGACCTGCCATCAAATGGAAGCCGTTTTTGTGTTTGAGCTGGTGTTATGCCTCGCTGGAGTGGCCTGCATTCTCTTCCCTGTAGAAACCAAGGGCCGTGAAATTGACTGA
- the LOC123113235 gene encoding organic cation/carnitine transporter 7 isoform X2: protein MQQVILAMLLVSKNDFFLHGAYCRYLFDQKLVRDLPVILVNTDQAKDSDSMETYTTDDALSAMGFGRFQALVLAYAGMGWVVEAMELNLLSFVGPLVREEWKVSAQDESLLSSVVFAGMLTGSCAWGFVSDRYGRRTVLLFSALFTSGMGFLSAWSPNYLCLIALRFLVGVGVGGGHVFSSWFLEFVPAQNRGTCVVLFSLFWTIGTVLEASLAWVVISALNWRWLLVLTSIPCFLLLPFFRIIPESPRYLCAQNRMSDATLVLESVSMINQEDLPPGVLTYRRESKVDTLTSETEIDHLLPVRETECKANNALSFKSGAAAALRRLLSPALRRSTLLLWFVYFANSFAYYGVVLLTSQLSDANTNCPSGLTTVQRQEDANLYRDTFVTSLAEIPGLIVSAILVEWIGRKATMWSMLFTCCAFLGPLVLHQDELLTTALLFGARACAMGSSTVLCLYAPEVYPTSVRSTGVGLATSIGKIGGVICPLVAVGMLRTCHQMEAVFVFELVLCLAGVACILFPVETKGREID, encoded by the exons ATGCAGCAAGTCATATTGGCTATGCTTTTGGTCTCTAAGAATGATTTTTTTCTGCATGGGGCATACTGCAGATACTTATTTGACCAAAAGCTTGTTAGAGACTTGCCTGTGATACTGGTGAATACTGATCAAGCAAAAGACTCTGACAGCATGGAAACATACACTACGGATGACGCGCTTTCAGCCATGGGGTTTGGCAGATTCCAGGCGCTTGTTCTTGCTTATGCAGGAATGGGTTGGGTTGTAGAAGCCATGGAGCTCAACCTACTGTCATTTGTTGGACCGTTGGTTCGGGAGGAGTGGAAAGTCTCTGCCCAAGATGAGAGCCTACTCTCAAGTGTGGTCTTTGCCGGCATGCTAACCGGCTCATGTGCTTGGGGCTTTGTTTCTGACAGATATGGTCGAAG GACCGTTTTGCTGTTTTCAGCTCTGTTCACTAGCGGAATGGGCTTCTTGAGTGCCTGGTCTCCCAACTATTTATGCTTGATCGCTCTTCGGTTTCTCGTCGGCGTGGGAGTGGGTGGCGGGCATGTGTTCTCATCTTGGTTTTTGGAGTTTGTTCCTGCCCAAAATCGTGGCACTTGCGTGGTTCTTTTTTCGCTTTTTTGGACTATCGGCACCGTCTTGGAGGCTTCACTTGCATGG GTTGTCATATCGGCATTGAATTGGCGGTGGTTGCTAGTATTGACCTCCATTCCATGCTTCCTCTTGCTTCCATTCTTTCGAATAATACCTGAATCACCACGCTATCTTTGTGCACAAAATAGAATGTCAGACGCTACACTTGTCCTGGAGAGTGTCTCTATGATAAACCAAGAAGATCTTCCTCCTGGAGTTCTCACATACCGCCGTGAaagtaaagttgacactcttacatcTGAGACCGAAATAGATCATCTTCTTCCAGTCAGAGAGACAGAATGCAAAGCTAACAATGCCTTGAGCTTCAAATCTGGCGCCGCTGCTGCACTGCGAAGGCTATTGTCGCCAGCATTGCGCCGATCAACTCTTCTTCTTTGGTTTGTTTACTTTGCAAATTCCTTTGCATATTATGGGGTGGTCTTGCTGACATCTCAGCTGAGCGATGCCAATACAAACTGCCCATCTGGGCTGACAACTGTACAACGTCAAGAAGATGCTAACCTTTACAGGGATACATTTGTTACGAGTTTAGCAG AGATTCCTGGTCTAATTGTATCTGCCATTCTTGTTGAATGGATTGGCCGGAAAGCTACAATGTGGTCCATGCTCTTCACTTGTTGTGCTTTCCTTGGGCCACTAGTACTTCATCAGGATGAGCTACTTACAACTGCACTCCTATTCGGTGCTCGCGCATGTGCCATGGGTAGCTCCACAGTTCTATGTTTATATGCCCCAGAG GTATATCCAACATCAGTCCGCTCGACCGGTGTTGGGCTAGCAACCTCCATTGGTAAAATTGGTGGGGTTATATGCCCTCTTGTCGCTGTCGGCATGCTACGGACCTGCCATCAAATGGAAGCCGTTTTTGTGTTTGAGCTGGTGTTATGCCTCGCTGGAGTGGCCTGCATTCTCTTCCCTGTAGAAACCAAGGGCCGTGAAATTGACTGA